ATCGCATATGTACTAAACCATCCAAACTGGTTAATACAGTTTCTTTTGCGGTGGACCCGCAAAGTTTAACGGCCCAATCGAGTTCATATCGAGCTCAATCACAGTTGGTCCTTCAAAAGCGACAGCCTCTTGAATAACCGTTTTAAACTCATCTGCACTACCCACTTTCCAGCTCTTCACACCCATTGATTCGCCAAGAAGTTTGTAGTCAGGTGTATGTAATTCATTGAAATACTGACGACCACCAAAGTAGTTATTTTGAATGCCACGCATTACACCATAACCACCATCATTCATAATCATGAGGACCATGTTGGTGTTTTCTTGCACCATGGTTGCAATCTCGCCAATACCAAGCATTAAGCCGCCATCGCCGACTAAACCAATTACTTTTTTGTCAGGGTTAGCAACTGAGGCACCGATTGCTGTTGCAAGACCTAGACCAATTGCACCTGCGAGTGAATGGATATTTTGGTTGGGTGCTTGTACAGGGAATAAACGGCTGCCCCATGTACTGCCCGACATGGTGATGTCTCGTACAAAAATACCGTCTTGCGGTAAAGCTGCACGTAAGTGATCACAAATCAGAGCGTATTGGTCGATTTGCTTGCGCAGTGCATCAATTGCAGCCTGTTTAGCAGCCACTACAGCAGCATCGTAGTCAGCATCAACTTTTGAAGTCCCTTGAAGCTGTTCTAACACACGTGTTAAGACATCTTTAGCATCGCCACAAATGAAGTTGCGGATTTTGTAATTACGTTGCTGAGCCACAGGGTTAGCATCAACCTGAATAATATTTTCAGGAAACTCAACCGAATAGGTTTTAGTTTCATTACTACGTAAACGGGAACCCACCACAACCATTAAGTCAGCATCTTTTAATAGTTGCTCAACACCTGCCGAGTTATGGAATGCACCTAAACTACGTGGATGATCATCTGCCAGCACACCGCGGCCGTGTGTAGATGAAACAACTGGAATACCTAAATCTGCAATTGCTTTAACTTCGGCAATACTATTTAAAGTTCCACCACCAATCCAGAAAATCGGGCGTTTTGCTTTTTTGATTTCATTCACAAGAAGATCAATTTCAGCTTGTTCTGCCTGTGGCAATTCAAGTGCTTTCACTGGGCCTAAATTAAGTGGCAAATCAATTTCTGCTGCTTGTACATCAATTGGTAACTCAACACTGACAGGTCCCATTGGAACAGTCGTTGCCACACGAATGGCTTCACGAATCACCCCAACAGCATTGTCTGGACTAGTAATGCGAAATGCCGCTTTGCTTGATGCACGTAAAAACGTAAGTTGGTCTTTAGTTTCATGAATGAAACTTGCATCACGGTCGAGATATTCACGCTCAACTTGACCTGTTAAATGCAATACAGGGCTACCCGCATTCATTGCTTCAATGAGTGAACCCACCGCATTACCAGCCCCAGCACCGGTACTGGTCAACGCCACACCTAGGCCTTTAAAACGCGAGTGCGCATCTGCCATGGTGACTGCACCTGCCTCACCACGCGCTGCGACAAAGCGCATTTTTTCACGGCGTCCTACTGCATCAGCAATAGGTAAATTGTGAATGGAAATAACACCATAAATACTATCAACTTGGTGCGCTTCTAAAACTCTTGCGATTGCTTCGCCTACATTTACACGTTCAGTCATGTCTGTTCCTCAAAATTTGTTTTCAGTCCTTGAATTTATTAATCGCACCAAGGGTTAGGCTGTTCATTCAGCCCCATATAAATACTCTTTTGTTGCATGTACGATAAAATGCCCAAACGGCCTTTCTCGCGTCCAATTCCACTGTCCTTAAAGCCACCAAACGGCGCACTAATCGAGAACTTTTTATAGGTATTAATCCATACCGTACCCACTTCTAACGCACGTGCGATGCGCCAAGCTTTACGATAGCTTTCAGTCCAGATACCTGCGGCAAGACCAAAACAACTGTCATTGGCTTGAGCAATTAAATCTTGCTCGTTGTCATATTTCATAACGACTAAAACAGGGCCAAAAATTTCTTCCTGACAAGTTTGAGCACTGTTATTTAAGCCCGTGATAATGGTCGGTAAGTAATAGCTTCCTTTGGCATAGTCACCAGTGGTAAGCGCTTCACCACCAATCAGAACCTGACCACCTTCGCTTTTGGCAAGCTGCACATAGCGATCAACTGACTGCAAATGCTTGTCATTGACCAGTGGCCCTAAATGCACACCTGCCTGTTCCGGATGGCCCACACGTAAGCCTTTGGTAATTTCAACCAAACGTGTTAAAAACTGATCGTAAAGACTGCTATGAATAAACAAGCGAGAACCTGCGATACACGCTTGGCCTGCCGAGCTAAAAATACCGTACGCGACACCTTTAGCTGCCAGTTCGACGTCTGCATCAGGTAAAACGATGGTTGGTGACTTTCCACCCAACTCAAGTGAAGTGGTAATCAGTTTGTCAGCGGCAATGTGTGCCAAATGACGCCCTGTGGTTGTTCCACCTGTAAAAGAAATTTTACGAACCAATGGGTGCTGAGCAATTGCATCACCAATGATCGAACCACGCCCAACCAACACACTCAGCAAACCTTTTGGTAAACCTGCCTCTTCAAAAATTTTGGCAAGCTCTAAAGCAATCAGTGAAGTTGCTTCTGCTGGTTTTAACACCACTGCATTTCCTGCTACTAAAGCTGGAGCAAGCTTTTGAACTTCACTTGCGATTGGAGAGTTCCAAGGGGTAATTGCTGCCACAACGCCTACAGGTTCATGCACACTCATGGTCATAAAGTCTGGAGCACGCTGAGTGGTGAGCTCATCATTCATTGTTTCACAAGCCGCCGCAACATAACGTGCAGTCGCCGCAGCGCTCATGACCAAGCCACGAGTTTCGGTTAAAGGCTTACCATTATCGCGTGTTTGTAATTTTGCTAATTCATCTACACGCGCTTCAATAATGTCTGCAACTTTGTAGAGAATACGTGCGCGCTCATGCGGCAAGCTGTTTCTCCAGTTCGGTTGGCGCCAAGCCTGATCTGCTTTTTCAATTGCTTCATTTACATCTTCAAGCGTTGCTGTTGAAAGCTCAGCGTTTACCGACTGATCTGCCGGAAACAGGCTTTGAATGACTGCACCACGGCCTAATCGCCATTCACCTGCAATATAAATTTCCTTTGCCATGATCAAATCCTTCTTAAATCTGTATTGCTTCTACACTGTTGCGACAAGCACGAATCACGCTAAGCGCAGCCAAAGTTGATGTTTTCGGGTTACT
This genomic stretch from Acinetobacter pittii harbors:
- a CDS encoding aldehyde dehydrogenase, whose translation is MAKEIYIAGEWRLGRGAVIQSLFPADQSVNAELSTATLEDVNEAIEKADQAWRQPNWRNSLPHERARILYKVADIIEARVDELAKLQTRDNGKPLTETRGLVMSAAATARYVAAACETMNDELTTQRAPDFMTMSVHEPVGVVAAITPWNSPIASEVQKLAPALVAGNAVVLKPAEATSLIALELAKIFEEAGLPKGLLSVLVGRGSIIGDAIAQHPLVRKISFTGGTTTGRHLAHIAADKLITTSLELGGKSPTIVLPDADVELAAKGVAYGIFSSAGQACIAGSRLFIHSSLYDQFLTRLVEITKGLRVGHPEQAGVHLGPLVNDKHLQSVDRYVQLAKSEGGQVLIGGEALTTGDYAKGSYYLPTIITGLNNSAQTCQEEIFGPVLVVMKYDNEQDLIAQANDSCFGLAAGIWTESYRKAWRIARALEVGTVWINTYKKFSISAPFGGFKDSGIGREKGRLGILSYMQQKSIYMGLNEQPNPWCD
- a CDS encoding thiamine pyrophosphate-binding protein is translated as MTERVNVGEAIARVLEAHQVDSIYGVISIHNLPIADAVGRREKMRFVAARGEAGAVTMADAHSRFKGLGVALTSTGAGAGNAVGSLIEAMNAGSPVLHLTGQVEREYLDRDASFIHETKDQLTFLRASSKAAFRITSPDNAVGVIREAIRVATTVPMGPVSVELPIDVQAAEIDLPLNLGPVKALELPQAEQAEIDLLVNEIKKAKRPIFWIGGGTLNSIAEVKAIADLGIPVVSSTHGRGVLADDHPRSLGAFHNSAGVEQLLKDADLMVVVGSRLRSNETKTYSVEFPENIIQVDANPVAQQRNYKIRNFICGDAKDVLTRVLEQLQGTSKVDADYDAAVVAAKQAAIDALRKQIDQYALICDHLRAALPQDGIFVRDITMSGSTWGSRLFPVQAPNQNIHSLAGAIGLGLATAIGASVANPDKKVIGLVGDGGLMLGIGEIATMVQENTNMVLMIMNDGGYGVMRGIQNNYFGGRQYFNELHTPDYKLLGESMGVKSWKVGSADEFKTVIQEAVAFEGPTVIELDMNSIGPLNFAGPPQKKLY